ttgattttgcagtacctgaaatcacagaccaaagctgcaaaaagacccaaagtcataaaaagacctgaagttgaagtcctgaagcctcgaaaTGACCCAAAGTAAGGAAAGGagtctaaggtaagttccactaaacataaatgagttttgtttttttaattaattaaacccctgtccacaatgtattatgttaatactatataggcccctggccaccaatgttttttttaaatattctatggggccatggccaccaatgatttttttaacttgttggggTCCTGACCACtaacttttaaacttttatggggggccctggcaccaatgttttttttttattaacttatgggggggcctgaccgccaatgatttttaaaaactgttatgtGGGACCGtagccaacaatgtttttgttttacccaccaatggctttttataaattttgtgtGGGAGGGATTAagtttttagcgctgatatcTATGTGGTGTAGGCTTGGgtggatctggggtgggccttgggGTCTGGACTggggttctataaccatataaaggcacaaggttgcaggctgagttatacaggggactatcACTGATTGATTATAAGGATAATGATATGGATTAAGGATGCTAGATGTCACTGAcaggctctgtgaccatataaaggcacaaggctgcagacttatatagggaactctgcttattacttgtattataaaggataatgtatccccactgtagatgataaggatattagaagtcattgaggagttTTGTTACCATAAAAAGACAGAACGCTGCAggttcagttatacagggaactctgagtatcactcatgtataataaggataatatacccccactgtagatgataaggatattagtagtagggccccttgccacaattgtttttagctctttatgccccaggccaccaatgtttttaattttaagggccccaggccaccaatatttttaactcttagggccgcTTGCCAGCAATGTTTTAAACTCATTgtgccccttgccaccaatgtttttaactcttagggcccctttaccaccaatgttttttatccttagggccccttgccaccaatgtttttaactcttagggcccacttgccaccaatgtttttaactcttaggccccctgccaccaatgtttttaactcttagggccccttgccaccaatatttttaactcttggggccccttgccaccaatgtttttaactcttagggcccctttaccaccaatgttttttatccttagggccccttgccaccaatgtttttaactcttagggccacttgccaccaatgtttttaactcttagggccccttgccaccaatgtttttaattcttagggccccCGTGCCACCAATGTTTCTAACTCTTAGGGCTTATggtgctttgccaccaatatttttacctcttagggccccaggccaccaatgtttttaactcataGGGCCCCTTGccaaccaatgtttttaactcttagggccccttgccaccaatgttttttaattcttaggtccccttgccaccaatgtttttaattcttagggccccttgccaccaatgtttttaattcttagggcccccgtgccaccaatgtttctaactcttagggccccttgccaccaatgtttttaactcctaGGGCTccttgtcaccaatgttttttaactcttatggtgccttgccaccaatatttttacctcttagggccccaggccaccaatgtttttaactcttggggccccaggtcaccaatgtttttaccttttaggaccccaggtgaccaatgttttcaacttttacgaccccaggccaccaatgtttttaatgctTAGGGCCctaagccaccaatgttttttaacatttaagatttAAAGAAGGGGAAGGTCATTTCATGAGTATATTCTCTCCTGACAGTAGCACATATTTCCAGGGGGCAACACATTTGTCATTGCCTTTATTAGGACCGGCTAGTGTTTGACCAAAGGATTTAACCTACTGCCTCATATTTACACATCAGAAATGCAGAAAAGTTCTACTAATACATTTGATTTAGGTTGAGTTAGGTAACTGCTTAAAGAGTCGACCTTGACCAAAAGTTACGGTTCCAGGTTCATGTCCATGTGAACTTTGGTACTGATTGGGGGGGTGGTCATGGGTCCAGTGGCAGGGTTGGCCCAACTTGCACCTACCATCCTTATTACCCCTCAAAGCTCTTGCTCGCCTAGCAAACAAtggagtgtgtcattgtgggggcaagaagaaatataatactcctccatcgctttagcaggaatccCCCACCCAAAAAGGATGTCTCGTAACCTGGAGAgagtggtaaccaaaaaacaaacagtGCAAAGAATTCACGCGGAATTTCACCTGACGAacggggaacgccctccgaaacgttgtttgatgcaataaacacaccaggggtaggaccccggtttaaatCGCTCCGTGTGCCAGCCTCTCTTGCTTCttcaaaccaaaaaacaaatccagcataGGTGTTTCCcaatatcaagcaccttcatatactaaatgtctggtataggataaataggctggtgggaagtggatggaattccaatgTTAAGAAAGGGGCAACGGACTTGAAGggaaatgcttacattgtggcctatggagtaaagcaattttgtagTTCCTTCCAATCATTGGCGATCAATGTGTGTCCttagtagaacgaggcacaggagccccttccctcaatattcaccatagggattaaagaaaaacgctgagacatatttatggggaaacctggcagggagcacaggatttattaaaattaacagctaatttatatttgggcatccctaacgaccaatgatccagaggaaggagaaaaaccctagagtactatgaggaccaatctgcactgaaggtaaaaatgccttcctgactcctagaaacggcagtcggttttacaccctggatcatgctAAGCACCCCCTCCTATACACACCCTTACCTATACACACCCCCTTCAACCTCTCTCTCCTATACATAACCATCCCTACTGTAGATATCCCCCCATCATTACTCCTaccctccctcctgtacataactccgacccttcctcctgtacataacccctcactctccctcctgtacataatccctcaccccactcctgtacataatccctcacccactcctgtacataactcccacactccctcctgtatataactcccacccttcctcctgtacataacccctcactctccctcctgtacataatccctcaccccactcctgtacataacccctcactctccctcctgtacataacccctcaccCACTCTTGTATACAACTCCCACACTCCCTTCTGTACATAacccacaaacacacagacagacagacacacagacatacgccCTTGGGAGAGGTAAACCGGAAGGATTTAGGCCATGGTGTTGGGtcggcagcagcagcagttgagtctttgggtggaatgctgaaaagaaaagatttagaaagtgttgacataagaataaagacaaataCTTGTTTCattatgatattaaaggctcggtcttgctttaagaacgcactattcattgggcctgtggggactgtttgggtctctctacacatggaatgccttggcctattatgaatctcagtctgagcctgcgccatttattcttttatatgctttgatcacctggtgccagtctattacccagtagcaacccatttccaaaggtggatatctaagccagatgtccagcagccctatCAGCATTACctacctcccctgttattggcctgCTATAGaatcaacactttatctgcagacttcgatctctgtcagcaacctcttacaacctaaaggcagccaaacatcgGTCTATGGAGTGCCCTCAAAGTAATCAGCCTACGGGCTCAACAGACGgtgtatgatttccttttattgttctgattgaaaatgctcagaactgcaggaagtaaagtggagctgcactggacaacatgaggcatctctagataatgggtaattgtcagtaaattgatacattacccatactctccggagcctcttcatgatggccttcctaAGCTGTTTTCGCAGGGTTGGCCTCTCCACCACCGGAGGATCTTTGATGATCTCTTCCACCTCaggagcttcttcttctccatccgctccctcttctttctcctccgcTACAGGAGTTTTCTCTTCGTTTTCTTCAGGAGGTCCTACCTGTTCTTCTTCCCCTGCAGGAGACTGCGCCTCCGtcttcttctcctccactgcaggggcttgatgttcttctgcagaacctcctacttccgctccctcttctttctcctcctcttcaggaaGTTGCTTATCTTCAGCGGGAGcgctttcctcttctttttctttattggagcttcctcttcttcttctccaggagcggcttcctcttctgctgctgctgcaggggctccatcatcctcctcctcttcttcagctgcaggactttgtttcttactaggtttgaagggaagaaaatgtaaaaaaaaaaaaaaaagggtcattattgtaatttgtttccaaagtattgcaactacaattctgatcactggaggattaaaatagccagatagccttgtacctaagaaataacattatgcctgctacacacctgtccctactgtaacacattgggcagttactgagctgagtaagttccatgctagacttcacccagtgatacatgctgagatacatgatatggttgtagggacctaaaaaagttcaacaagtttctgtgctatttactattagtatggccaaagcacccagaggtacgagaaaacatctattttttgaacgttatgtgccagtaagtgtaattgaaagtgttaattgcaaaatacatacccagcAGCTTCCTGTAGCTTCTGCTCTCTCACAAACTCGTTGTGCAGCTGGTTAAGGTGTTGGTTGATGGTCTGTGAGCACatgggaggcacaaggataggagcaaaggggaaagaaaggagacagttaggattatgcctgtagatgtgctgctaatagtacctttatatgctgagggcagtgagggtgtgggattccctgcCGGCAGCTGATGATGTGATATTGTtcagccttttctcatcatagggagaaaaaaccccaaatcaCCCCGTGTGCAGTTGTCCTGATTGCAATGGACCAATCAAAGTTCAGTATCTAGTTGTTAAAACACAcaagaaaagcatcagggacagtgatcccaggtgaacttacattctccagccgcaGATACTCAAGTTGCTGCCTCCGGTTTTGGACTCGAGTTGGAtgatcctgtggaagaagagagtcaatgttaagcgcttctttgtaccacttattatagagacacacagtgaataataacctctcccATAATTatactagtgacacttacaggaggcagcttggcagacttcctgagggcggcatattccctcttgatcacttcctgaaacataaagaaagaagcagtgtgagataagagctggcaatctaatattaTTTGTTCCCTATTTACCTAAACATcaattctgcattacataccagtgaGTTGAGCATTTTCCAGTACAGGATAATGTTCTCCTTGGCTCTCATCCTTGGGTCCACTTCGCACGTAagaaggaagtgctttctgaaaaagaaagatatcactgaatgttaattaaacattttccaaccgtattgcccttgcagttacccctggggcaatagcaaatgattcccaacatgtaacaAGTCCATTAATGGTTTACTTACAGGACGATGTTCTCGCTGTATtcgacccggtagtgatgttctgcgggaaaaacacatttctgttaaaTACGGAGCTATATggggaaaggaattcacataTGATAAAACAAATGGCACAaccttaggaactgataaattatataggattttaccgtaataagaAGCGAGGGCCTCAAAGTCCGTATGTTCCCCCCTGAAgtccttcaggacggagtacagcgtctgtaagtaaaaagaaaaagcattagggacagaatactaagtggctctggctctgaggagaatagagacagaaaagggtttgggtttttatggggcaaacatgccagtaataagggcattttattctgaaaattaaataaacgtaGTGCTTGGATTCCCTGGATGTCAGTTCtacatgcacatatatatatatataacctacagggacaaatatatatattttttttcatacagcTGGAGCACTCTTGTAAATAGGCAATTGCCCAGGTGCAGGTTATAGTAAATTATACATAGAACAACGAAAAatcgcacacacaggacttataaggtgcaaaaaataaaaaaaagatttattgcaacgcttcggctcctgtactcgagccttcttcaggtggcctgaagaaggctcgagtacaggagccgaaacgttgcaataaaccttttttattttttgcaccttatggggcaaattcactaaggcgcgaagcgccgaacgctagcgttaattcgctagcgtttggcattttcgctactgcgcaaattcactaacgaacgctggcgtagtttcgctagtgttacttcgcaaccttacgccaggcgaattttcgctagcgacgaaactacgcaaattcactaacttgcgcagtgtactgaatgctaccttttacgctagacttccttcgccacctcagacctggcgaagcgcaatagagtagatagggattgtttaaaaaaaaagtcaattttttttctaagtcccaaaaaacgctggcatgttttctacatgatgggtgataggctgaaaaagattgaaaattttgtggggctccctttcctcccccctacatttcctgactcatggcaacttacctagacagtgggcacatgtgtagggcaaaataaattttttatttgctgatttgaaggttttctaggcatttgtagtgcagatacgtgttcctccattgaaatttgaatttcgcgccgtatgcaaattagccttcgctagcgtaacttcgctttatatagcgaatcaacgctagcgcaactttgcaaccttacgctacccctgtgcgcaacttcggattttagtgaatttgcggagccctggcgaaacttcgcctggcgaagcagtgcagacagacagacagcttaAGTAGAACTTATATAGAAGAGagaaagggaaacaccagttcagatgagagaggattgttttacactgaggcattaccagaagagatggatttctcTGCACCTTGTCCATCGTTGAAACCTACAGGGACAAATAGACATAATCAGCCAAAGTGAAGGCAAgagttgtttccctttaaattaacttttagtatgatgcagatagtgatattctaagacaattttgacttggtttttctttttttattatttgtgggttttgagttatttagctttttcttcagcagctctccagtttgcaatttcagccatgtggttgctatggtccaaatgactctagcaaccatgttctttgaagaaaagtagcaataacaataaatgtgtagcattacagaccaattgtttttggatggggtcagtgacccattgaaagcgggaaagagtcagaaaaatatcgaaaacatttaatgaagacaagtgaaaaatttgcttagaagtagccatcctgtaacatactaaaata
This sequence is a window from Xenopus laevis strain J_2021 chromosome 7S, Xenopus_laevis_v10.1, whole genome shotgun sequence. Protein-coding genes within it:
- the LOC121396040 gene encoding cilia- and flagella-associated protein 251-like, translating into MRAKENIILYWKMLNSLDHPTRVQNRRQQLEYLRLENTINQHLNQLHNEFVREQKLQEAAGRGSSNKEKEEESAPAEDKQLPEEEEKEEGAEVGGSAEEHQAPAVEEKKTEAQSPAGEEEQVGPPEENEEKTPVAEEKEEGADGEEEAPEVEEIIKDPPVVERPTLRKQLRKAIMKRLRRVWHSTQRLNCCCCRPNTMA